A genome region from Paenibacillus pabuli includes the following:
- a CDS encoding DEAD/DEAH box helicase produces MTNQTFASIGVAQDLEALLASHGINEPSPVQAQTIPIILEGRDVVAKSQTGTGKTLAYLLPLLQSIKSDVKGTQKLIIAPTQELAMQIVREAQRYGEERGIGVLGLIGGAAVKRQIEKLREHPELVVGTPGRLKELITLKKLKMHNVSTIVIDEADQVFQLGGVSDVDFVLRSALRDRQLIFLSATIDEHTSGLAKREMKEPVQIGIEPDRATAAGLEHYYFVEETRNKIDMLRRLVRQYNPDRAIVFVNATEDIGEVEAKMNHLGLSAAALYGDADKVTRSNVLSAFRNGKIKLLIASEVAARGLDIEGLPMVINYDPAFDSEHYVHRAGRTGRMGRSGIVLSIVDETQIFIMRKFARELGIELPERVLFGGKVLEAEPRPDTRPEGHSFSRKPGQSRDRKPGQTSRNGGARAAVSNQRGASSKPAHNAGRTERDQDRKNKGAPKWSKGNTPRSEE; encoded by the coding sequence ATGACGAATCAAACATTTGCTTCAATTGGAGTGGCACAGGATCTGGAGGCCCTTCTCGCTTCGCACGGGATTAACGAACCTTCTCCGGTACAGGCTCAGACCATACCCATTATTTTGGAAGGCCGCGATGTGGTTGCCAAATCCCAGACAGGTACAGGCAAAACGCTTGCTTATCTTCTGCCATTGCTGCAATCCATCAAAAGTGATGTCAAAGGTACACAAAAGCTTATAATAGCCCCTACGCAAGAACTTGCGATGCAGATTGTGCGCGAAGCTCAGCGGTATGGGGAGGAACGCGGTATCGGCGTACTTGGTCTTATTGGTGGTGCAGCTGTCAAACGCCAGATTGAGAAACTGCGTGAGCATCCCGAACTGGTTGTGGGTACACCGGGACGACTGAAGGAACTGATTACGCTGAAAAAGCTGAAAATGCACAACGTGTCCACGATTGTCATTGATGAGGCTGACCAGGTATTCCAACTGGGGGGTGTGAGTGATGTGGATTTTGTGCTGCGCAGTGCCCTTCGGGACCGTCAGCTGATCTTCCTGTCTGCGACCATTGATGAGCATACCTCGGGACTTGCCAAGCGTGAGATGAAGGAACCTGTCCAGATTGGAATCGAACCGGACCGGGCAACCGCGGCGGGATTGGAGCATTATTATTTTGTGGAAGAGACCCGAAACAAAATCGATATGCTGCGCCGTCTGGTCAGACAGTATAACCCTGATCGGGCCATCGTCTTTGTGAATGCTACGGAAGACATCGGCGAGGTTGAAGCGAAAATGAATCATTTGGGTCTTTCTGCAGCTGCATTATATGGTGATGCGGATAAGGTAACCCGGAGCAACGTACTTTCTGCTTTTCGCAATGGCAAAATCAAATTGCTGATTGCCAGCGAAGTCGCGGCAAGAGGATTGGATATTGAAGGTTTGCCAATGGTCATCAACTATGACCCTGCTTTTGACTCGGAGCACTATGTTCACCGTGCGGGACGCACCGGACGAATGGGACGCAGTGGGATTGTGTTATCGATCGTGGATGAAACGCAAATCTTCATCATGCGCAAATTCGCGCGTGAACTTGGCATCGAATTGCCGGAACGCGTCTTGTTCGGCGGTAAAGTACTTGAGGCTGAACCGCGTCCGGACACCCGGCCTGAAGGTCATTCTTTCTCGAGAAAACCGGGACAGTCCCGAGACCGCAAGCCAGGTCAGACAAGCCGTAACGGCGGCGCAAGAGCAGCTGTGTCGAACCAGCGAGGAGCGAGCAGCAAGCCTGCTCACAATGCTGGAAGAACGGAGCGGGATCAGGATCGCAAAAATAAGGGTGCACCCAAATGGAGCAAGGGAAATA